The following are from one region of the Nerophis ophidion isolate RoL-2023_Sa linkage group LG20, RoL_Noph_v1.0, whole genome shotgun sequence genome:
- the LOC133538855 gene encoding galectin-related protein-like produces the protein MAAEQSAARTQRKKWKSSSEKSKVNMSQQEVQTHLAVPFRGDITGGLHPGKKVVIFAVLDSHPDRFYMALTCGCGTIREPPPDVALELCVRFKERQVLRRACVKGGWGAADCAVPFFPFIQGQPFKMEVQCQHAGFLVFLDGQRLFHFHHRVAPLHLVDTLWVRGSVAISKLA, from the exons AAGTGGAAGAGCAGCAGTGAAAAGTCCAAGGTCAACATGAGTCAGCAGGAAGTACAAACACATCTG gcagtTCCTTTTAGAGGTGACATCACAGGTGGTTTGCATCCTGGCAAGAAAGTTGTCATCTTTGCTGTGTTGGACTCTCATCCTGACAG GTTCTACATGGCCCTGACGTGCGGCTGCGGGACCATCAGGGAGCCCCCGCCCGACGTGGCCTTGGAGCTCTGCGTCCGCTTCAAGGAGCGCCAGGTGCTGCGGCGGGCGTGCgtgaagggggggtggggggccgCCGACTGCGCCGTCCCTTTCTTCCCGTTCATCCAGGGCCAGCCCTTCAAG ATGGAGGTGCAGTGCCAACACGCTGGCTTCCTCGTCTTCCTGGACGGTCAGCGGCTCTTCCACTTCCACCACCGGGTGGCGCCGCTGCACCTGGTGGACACGCTGTGGGTCAGGGGCAGCGTGGCCATCAGCAAACTGGCCTGA